A window from Variovorax sp. PBL-E5 encodes these proteins:
- a CDS encoding VOC family protein — translation MNLQPYLFFEGRCEEALDFYRTKLGAQQVMLMRMKESPEPPNPEMCPPGSEEKIMHCSFTIGNTQVMASDGRCSGKPSFQGISLALSASTEAEAKRLYDGLSDGGQVQMPMTKTFFSPAFGMVADRFGVSWMVMAEPDAAKP, via the coding sequence ATGAACCTTCAGCCCTATCTGTTCTTCGAAGGCCGCTGCGAGGAAGCGCTCGACTTCTACCGCACCAAGCTCGGCGCGCAGCAGGTGATGCTGATGCGCATGAAGGAAAGCCCCGAGCCGCCGAACCCCGAGATGTGCCCGCCCGGCTCCGAGGAGAAGATCATGCATTGCTCTTTCACCATCGGGAACACGCAAGTGATGGCCTCGGACGGCCGCTGCTCGGGCAAGCCGTCGTTCCAGGGCATCTCGCTGGCGCTGTCCGCATCCACCGAGGCCGAAGCGAAGCGCCTGTACGACGGCCTCAGCGACGGCGGGCAGGTGCAGATGCCGATGACCAAGACCTTCTTCTCGCCGGCCTTCGGCATGGTGGCCGACCGCTTCGGCGTGTCGTGGATGGTGATGGCGGAGCCGGACGCCGCCAAGCCCTGA
- a CDS encoding M14 family zinc carboxypeptidase → MTATDLPELLELQGLAQLAGPLMEQRVLCEVEAGGQRFPVLAFLLGSAKPDVPAVGFFGGVHGLERIGAEVTIAYLRSLVMRLQWDDTLHRQLETIRLVFMPLVNPGGLWLGTRANPNGVDLMRNAPVESRERVPYLVGGQRISAALPWYRGAHGAPMEPESAALCAFVEAELLGRPLGIAVDCHSGFGLSDRIWFPFAHTARPMAHLPEMHALCEILDGTLLHHRYVLEPQSRQYLAHGDLWDHLYLRACREAQGVFLPLTLEMGSWLWIKKNPRQIFSRHGIFNPMIQHRQQRVLRTHLGWLDFITRAAGSHERWLPADAQRAHQRELAMARWYRGVHR, encoded by the coding sequence GTGACCGCCACGGACCTGCCCGAACTGCTGGAACTGCAGGGCCTCGCCCAACTCGCAGGGCCCCTCATGGAGCAGCGCGTGCTGTGCGAAGTCGAAGCCGGCGGACAGCGCTTTCCGGTGCTCGCGTTCCTGCTCGGCAGCGCGAAGCCGGACGTGCCGGCGGTCGGCTTCTTCGGCGGCGTCCACGGGCTGGAGCGCATCGGCGCCGAGGTGACCATTGCCTACCTGCGCAGCCTGGTGATGCGCCTGCAGTGGGACGACACGCTGCACCGGCAGCTGGAGACCATCCGGCTGGTGTTCATGCCGCTGGTCAACCCGGGCGGTCTGTGGCTGGGCACGCGCGCCAATCCCAACGGCGTCGACCTGATGCGCAACGCACCGGTCGAATCGCGCGAACGCGTGCCGTACCTCGTCGGCGGCCAGCGCATCAGCGCCGCGCTGCCGTGGTATCGCGGCGCCCATGGCGCGCCGATGGAACCCGAGAGCGCCGCGCTGTGCGCCTTCGTCGAGGCCGAGCTGCTGGGCCGGCCGCTCGGCATCGCGGTGGACTGCCATTCCGGCTTCGGCCTCAGCGATCGGATCTGGTTTCCCTTCGCCCACACGGCGCGGCCGATGGCGCATCTGCCCGAGATGCACGCGCTGTGCGAGATCCTCGACGGGACCCTGCTGCACCACCGCTACGTGCTAGAGCCGCAGAGCCGCCAGTACCTCGCGCACGGCGACCTCTGGGACCACCTGTACCTGCGCGCCTGCCGCGAGGCGCAGGGCGTGTTCCTGCCGCTCACGCTGGAGATGGGCTCGTGGCTGTGGATCAAGAAGAACCCGCGCCAGATCTTCTCGCGCCATGGCATCTTCAACCCCATGATCCAGCACCGGCAGCAGCGCGTGCTGCGCACGCACCTCGGCTGGCTCGACTTCATCACGCGCGCCGCGGGCAGCCACGAACGCTGGCTGCCCGCGGACGCGCAACGCGCGCATCAGCGCGAACTGGCGATGGCGCGGTGGTACCGCGGGGTGCACCGATGA
- a CDS encoding alpha/beta fold hydrolase, whose translation MTTWILLRGLTRESGHWGAFAETLRARLADARVLTLDLPGAGGLHRLRSPADIEATTQHCRQQLAALAVEPPFHLLAMSLGAMAAADWAVRWPGELAGCVLINTSLRPFNPWYQRLRPANYAALLGLAFVPQASRPREQTILRLTSRHLDAQTGAAVVDAWTALRDARPVSRANALRQLLAAMRYRAPARAPAVPLLVLASRRDALVDARCSQRLARQWHADFVEHPSAGHDLALDDGPWLADQVARWSQRKGMS comes from the coding sequence ATGACCACCTGGATCCTGCTGCGCGGCCTGACGCGCGAGAGCGGCCATTGGGGCGCCTTTGCCGAGACGCTGCGCGCGCGGCTCGCCGACGCGCGCGTGCTGACGCTCGACCTGCCCGGCGCCGGCGGGCTCCATCGTCTGCGCAGCCCGGCGGACATCGAGGCCACGACGCAGCACTGCCGCCAGCAGCTGGCGGCGCTGGCGGTCGAGCCGCCCTTCCATCTGCTGGCCATGTCGCTGGGCGCGATGGCGGCGGCGGACTGGGCCGTGCGGTGGCCCGGCGAGCTGGCCGGCTGCGTGCTGATCAACACCAGCCTGCGTCCCTTCAATCCCTGGTACCAGCGCCTGCGGCCGGCCAACTATGCGGCGCTGCTCGGACTCGCGTTCGTGCCCCAGGCGAGCCGCCCCCGCGAGCAAACCATCCTGCGACTGACCAGCCGGCACCTGGATGCGCAGACCGGCGCGGCCGTCGTCGATGCGTGGACGGCGTTGCGCGATGCGCGGCCCGTGTCGCGCGCCAACGCGCTGCGCCAGCTGCTTGCGGCCATGCGCTATCGCGCGCCGGCGCGGGCGCCGGCCGTGCCCCTGCTGGTGCTCGCGAGCCGGCGCGATGCGCTGGTCGATGCGCGCTGCTCGCAACGGCTGGCGCGGCAGTGGCACGCCGACTTCGTCGAACATCCCTCCGCCGGTCATGACCTCGCGCTCGACGATGGACCCTGGCTCGCCGACCAGGTCGCGCGCTGGTCTCAGCGCAAGGGCATGAGCTGA
- a CDS encoding M48 family metallopeptidase: MNAPSSRSFRYGDELIRFRVRTQPARKARRIAIHVEPDGSVVVDAPQDADDTAVIAAVRQRAAWISQRVADIRQRLDSAPAREHVSGESLLYLGRRYQLKVVADAPRHGSVRMRGAHIEVAAARPDAAQVHAMLDAWYALRAREVMASRLAAVAAPLRWVHALPAVRLRAMRRQWGNCSPAGRLTLNPHLVKAPRECIDYVILHELCHLKEHHHGPRFHRLLDACMPGWREVKKRLDGLVDQLMPLR; encoded by the coding sequence ATGAACGCGCCGTCCTCGCGCAGCTTTCGCTACGGCGACGAGCTGATCCGCTTTCGCGTCCGCACGCAGCCCGCGCGCAAGGCGCGGCGCATCGCGATCCATGTCGAGCCCGATGGCAGCGTGGTCGTCGATGCGCCGCAGGATGCCGACGACACGGCCGTCATCGCCGCGGTGCGGCAGCGTGCGGCCTGGATCAGTCAGCGCGTGGCAGACATCCGGCAACGCCTGGACAGCGCCCCGGCGCGCGAGCATGTCAGCGGCGAATCCTTGCTCTACCTGGGCCGGCGCTATCAGCTCAAGGTCGTGGCCGATGCGCCGCGCCACGGCAGCGTGCGCATGCGCGGCGCCCACATCGAGGTCGCCGCGGCACGGCCCGATGCGGCGCAGGTGCATGCGATGCTCGATGCCTGGTATGCGCTGCGTGCCCGCGAGGTGATGGCCTCGCGCCTGGCGGCCGTCGCCGCGCCGTTGCGCTGGGTGCACGCACTGCCGGCGGTTCGTCTTCGGGCCATGCGGCGGCAGTGGGGCAATTGCTCGCCCGCCGGCCGCCTGACGCTGAATCCGCACCTGGTGAAGGCGCCGCGCGAATGCATCGACTACGTGATCCTTCACGAGCTGTGCCACTTGAAGGAGCACCACCACGGACCGCGTTTCCATCGGCTGCTCGATGCCTGCATGCCGGGCTGGCGCGAAGTGAAGAAGCGGCTGGACGGCCTGGTCGATCAGCTCATGCCCTTGCGCTGA